TTCTAAGGCGgacttttatattattacccccttacttataaaatctctaatcaccttctaagcaacgttttaactaatcactacttaaagtcttaagcattgattaaatgttagttaagacatgctttagcaacgtttataagtaagaattttcttaagcagcccttaagtattacttatatttaattcacgtttataagtaaggctgttattgttttttttttttgctcaaaataattgaaaaattttCACTTTGTACAGTCAATAAGTTGACGAAagagttatattattttaagtctgtacttcaaatttcaaaatactacttatctttaatttaaaatatcatgAACTGAAGCAGTAACCAGGTGATGTAATGTCAAATCAATAATTATGTCTAGCGGAGGCATGTAGCcttcacataaaatataatggCTGGGAAACAAACACTGATATTTTCATAATGcttattttataaatcttaATAAAACACCTAACCTTTACAAAATGAAGGTTGTTTTAAAAACCAAGGCTGAGGTTTTACTCTAGTTACAAAACAATTTACAGTCGatattatccctactaatattataaatgtgaaagtaactctgtctgtctgttacgctttcacgtctgaattactgaactgattttaataaaatttggtacagagatagagttgaccatgaaaaagaacataggatagtttttaaatagttctaatttgttttatatgtaTTCTTCTTTCACACCTTTACTGGAAGTGTGCCATGTCATACTCTTGTTGactgaaatcattttttatcctatgtccttttgtGTAATTATGTTGATCAGATACTCAGCTCTAAGTATTACGTTTTATATTTGTGGTTGAATATTCCAAAAGATCTCATAATTACAGCAATTTTGTGTATCGCTGTTGTCCAACTGAATTTGTCCCTTCAAATGCACAAACAAAACTTGTTAAATACTATTAACCATGTAGGTGAGCAAAACCGATAATGCAGATAAATGCTCCGACTGTTTTACtttctgaaaattttaatttacagaaAGAAACTAACTTTGCTTGCGCTAAAATGACACTCGtcgacgtttcgaaagagctcttataggtcaatttgaaaaaaaaattgactttgactttgattctTCTTTCCACGCAGCTATGACGATAAAATCCAATCACATTACTACTACAACGAAGAGACGAAGAGTACGCAATGGGAGCATCCGCTAGACAACGTATACAGGGAACTCGTGAAGAAGGCGCGCGATGCTTCCATGCAAGATGACACCTGCGCTTCTGTACAggtaaattgtttatagcaatatgtatttatttataaagctaGGCAGAGAAGAGGCGTTTCTATGTACGCGTTTAAAACGCACGCATTTAAAATGCGCTCAAAGGACAGTCAGCAAGAGTGTTCATGTACGTGGTTTGCAGGTATCAAACTGCTACTACTGTCTAAGCTCACCCAGCCTGTAcgcatcatttgattttttagTAGAAAAATTGTCACTAGTATGGTCTTTTAGATCTGTGTATCTGGCTATTCATTAGGAATCTGACAGTTAGATCAAAGTTTCAGTTTTAGCAGAAGTTCTCAAGTAAGCTTGGCATGTACGCTAAAGACATTCAcagttaagtaaataaaagtttgcttttcagcattttatttacgaaattaattaaaagatgCAAATATATAATTAGGACTAAGACCCAATTTCATCAGAAACCTAGCTTGAAGTAATACACTTGGTGCAGTCGATATTCAATTATATTAATGTGACATTAATTTCTACCCCACCATATGCTCCTCACAAATACCACGGCGTAAATACGAGAATTATCGATTTGTACCATAAGAATTGTCATAGCTATCGTTGCATGTCCAAGGTTGACGTCAGTTCACACCTACGAGTCTCAATGATGTCTTTACGAGGCGATAAACTCGTTGTTACCTTATTAACCTTTTATTGAACTAATTGGACGCGCCTGTTGTTTTGTTATGtagtttgtttttgtgtgttgtgttttttttgtttcggTTTGTTAGtgttttttctattatttgtaGATATTTGTAAGGGCCGATTTTGTAATCACAAggtaacttttatctgaagataTTGTTTACGTGTTGACAGCatttgtattgaaaatattatgtcaaaccGATTTTATTCTTcggatagaagttaactgatgattgacaAATCGGCCCTAAAATGTTTTGACAAACCCGCATTTTGTCTATCTGTTTACTTATTCATTCAGCTTTATCTATgacaatgttttaatttaactttttaatcATTATAACTGCCTATACAGGAACTCCTCACATCAGAAGAGAACACAAAAAACTTGGAGCGAGTTGAAACAAAGGTCGAAAGCGATGAAGAACTTAGCACGGACAGTGAGAACCATGCGTCTGACGTCAGAGAAAACCCGACCCTTACTGGACCCAGGCGCCTAACACCTTTAGGAAGACCCCCACCATCTCCCCTTAGCAGAATCGACAAGAAACTAAGTGACACTCGAATATCGCCTCTAAGGCGTAGTGTAGATGGTTCACTTTCGGGCAAACCCAGTCTCTTGAGGAATACGTCGGATAGAGACTTGCTCAGTCGCCCGGCGTTTGGGGCTGAAAGACCAAAGTTATTGTTCAAACAGCAATCAGAGATTATTGATTTGAAGATGCACGTGTTAAACAGCCCTGAAGAAGAGAATTTTAGCCCGTTGCTGATGTCTTCTAAAATTGAGAGGGGGTTTCCATTGACAGGTGATTTATGacatttatttaatcattttgaaatataatatacaaactTGAGCAATTTCGATAGTagaacgtgtttttttttttcaggcaaAGGCAGCATGTTTCTCAAAGTTTCAAAATCCGATCTCCCGAGTCCAGATACCGACAAATCTTTGCCAATAGACTCCGTCACTAAAAGTGATCCGCCTAAAGGAATACTGCGGGAGAAAATGTCTGATGCATTGCATAAGAAAGTTGACAATATCTTCATGGGAAGACATAAGCAGCCTGCTAGTTTTGAAGAAGATAGAAAAAGTGTTAGGTAAGAAGTTTTCAttagtgtaaaaaaaaactaaaaatgaagATATTTGTTCTTCAATGGTCTTTGAGCGAATTTGAGTTGTTTTCAACAGTAAGTCAACATTGGGTGAATTCAgatttaggtacattatttttgttgtcatATACGGATTTAATCAGTAAACAAGTAACTATAAGCAAATGAATttactatataataaaaatgttctcCCCTTATTTCCAGATTTAAACTCGAGAACTTACCCGAACCGACCGTCAGTCCGGGCTCAAACAGCTCCTCAGAACAGAACGATGGCCAAAGCTCAATCATATCAGCCACCCCCCACCCATCTATTCCGTCCCCTATCATCCCGTCATCACCCCTCGTCCCGTCATCACCTCTCGTGCCGTCATCACCCGTGTCATCACACCTCGTGGGGTCACCCGCTGTGCCGTTGAACCAGATAGTGTTGACCCCTTTGGCTGCAAGACCCCCTTTGCCTCCGAGGCCTAATGAAAGTCCGAGGGAGGTAAAGAGTTTGTCCGGTTCTGAAAGGGATTCTGTTGGTGAGtgtaacttttatatttttttatatttatagtctGTTATCATTGTGAGAAAGTAAATAAGCTAAGTGTAGTTATAATATTTTCGTTAAAAGTGatgtttatattatgtacatagaTCATCACAGCCCTTTAAGATGCAGTACTTTATAACTTTTCAATGCAAAATATGATGTAATGTTAAAGCATTACCGTATTGTAGGTTCAGTAAAACATTGTCATGTCAATAGGGACCTTGCCGTTTGTTGTTCCCAAGTGCGTGCTATACTACTGCCGTTAAAGAGAATGATTACCTACTGTTAAAATGAAATGTTGCCTTTAAAGTCAGTATACGAACGAAGTTTTTAAGTGCTGATAACCTCTTTGCTGCGTGCGCGCAGTGACGTTTCCGAAATTCCGACGTTACTTTAGTTTTCGTGTATGACTCGAAATATAATACGTTATCACGCTAAAAGCGCTCTGTGCATTTAACGGCTCTTTGACATTAAAGTCTGCATAACGAAAATCgatattcaattattttgttctaaTTGAAATATTTGAAGCGGATCGTAACCGTATCGACCTTGTCTATTCAAATGATACTGAATGAGACGAGTTGATATGTTGCAGTATTTACGTAAATGCAATATATGTTTCTCCTAGATCCCGAATTTCCCCTTGGTCTCCCGTCCCCACCTAAAGTTCCGTTATCGCCGACGTCACCCAGAGGAATGCCAAAGAACCCAAGATTTTTGACCCCACTCTTACCAAGACCTAATCCTTTACCCATATTTAATAAGGAGAACATTTCTTCAGACGAAAACGATTCTGAGGGTATAGTATAGTTCAATACTTCTGTAAATTGTCTAGACGTAGTTTGCGGTGTCATCGTCAATTTTTcaaggtatttttattatttagtttcaaataaaaaagtaaaaaaaacaaacctgagttattcatatttaattaaaatatctacCAGTAAAAGTATGTATATAGTATATTCTGGTGTTTTTCCAGAACGATTAGAAAGACGATATTTTTTGGAGTGTTTTGTTATAAGTAGAATTGTTATAGTTAGACATTGTTTTATGTAATTCTGTCTTATTTTAACCCAAGCTAATAAATCATCATGTAATTAATTTCTTACAGACAGCGACAGCTATGCTCGTGGCACTTCACCTCGACGCCGCGTGTTAAGACCTCCTCCAGGCGACTATATCAAACCCGATCTATTTCAGAAGAACTTTCAGAAAATATCGGATCTAGTCCGACCGGGAGACATAGATACTTTGTCGGTTAATCTGGAGGAACCTGGGGCTTCTGAGAAAGAGACACGGCCAAGGTTTGTACGAATAAAGAGTTTTATTATAAGAGGCTTTTTAAAtcctgaaataaataatcatttagtGTAAAGGACTGGGCCTTAACAATAgctttaattgtaatttatatgCCAGCCAAGATCAATTCTACTGTTAAAAATTCTTGTTATTGCACAATAGTTGATTTGCTTAATTTTGCAGATCACCAATGATacctcaaaaaaataaaatatcaattaacttAATGGAGAGCATTGAATCTGAAACTTCAATAGACTCCCCGGACAGAGAATTTGCAAATCTAGACCTCAACGACTTAGACGATTCCAacgaaagagaaaaaaatagtaacgaaaaagaaatagaaaaagaTGGTCCAAAATCTGAGGAGAGCTCAGATAAAAAGTCAATAAGCTCAGATAAGATACGTTCAAACGAAAACATTCAAATACCTCAAATCAAAGTTCCTATATTAGACTTTTCAAAAGTTGCATCCGATTCTGACGATTCAAAGAAAACTTCTGGACGGGATGATGAATCGAAGTCGAAGTCTCACGAGGTCTCTATAAAGTCGCCGCAGATCAAAGTTTCGCCTACACCCAGTTTGGGTTCCGAAATGAGATCTCCACGACTGGATTATGCTAAACCTTGGAGTCCTTTATCGACTTTCAAGCCTAACAAGTCCGTAATGGGGCCTATAAAGACTTCGGACTCGGCTTCGAGCCTAGGAAAAGGCCTAACAAGTCCTAGATTAGACGGAGTTATTCTATCGCAAGGGAAATCTAGTTCTGACAATGTAGTGGTAGTATATCAATTTGAGACTCAAGAAGAAACGTTTCCGAAGCCTATAAAATCTCCTCTAATCCCCGATATGGGAACAAGAGATATGATAGAGAGGAACAAAGCAGATGAGAAGAGAAGACTGGAGTTAGCTTTACAGAAGGAGTTGGAGAGTATTAGAGTAGAGTGGTCGGTTAGGGAGAGGAAGTTGAGAGCGGAATTATTAGAGGAGTTGAGGGAGACGGAGGAGAAATTTGTAGCAGAGAAGAGAATGAGGTTGAATGAGCAAGCTGAAAGGCATCGGAGAGAGATGGAAGAGGTAAGATAAGATGTTTTCGACAATATTCacttgattaaaataaatttccGTTGGGATTATATTATTAGCTTAACATTTTCCAGAGTGAAATAACACAGTAGAACAATGTTTCAATAGTTTAACGTCCACTTCAGTGGGTCAAAGCCTTTAAAGGTTACATTCAATATTacttcaatttaatattaagtttaTTCATTCCATTATGGCTactaaaaattataatacctaaattaatttaaatagattCAAGATTTTTTGCTACacttgatttttttacaaaataattacataccttctaccaaatatttttttattctactttAGGCACTAGCACAAGCCGAACAAACACACAGACAAACACTAGAACAAGCAACGTT
The window above is part of the Helicoverpa zea isolate HzStark_Cry1AcR chromosome 14, ilHelZeax1.1, whole genome shotgun sequence genome. Proteins encoded here:
- the LOC124636444 gene encoding centrosomal protein of 164 kDa-like, whose translation is MSSPVVCREIFDENSQPSAEEISDYAQQLGIDPESESHLLPLAKDGLMQALPPPWKAYYDDKIQSHYYYNEETKSTQWEHPLDNVYRELVKKARDASMQDDTCASVQELLTSEENTKNLERVETKVESDEELSTDSENHASDVRENPTLTGPRRLTPLGRPPPSPLSRIDKKLSDTRISPLRRSVDGSLSGKPSLLRNTSDRDLLSRPAFGAERPKLLFKQQSEIIDLKMHVLNSPEEENFSPLLMSSKIERGFPLTGKGSMFLKVSKSDLPSPDTDKSLPIDSVTKSDPPKGILREKMSDALHKKVDNIFMGRHKQPASFEEDRKSVRFKLENLPEPTVSPGSNSSSEQNDGQSSIISATPHPSIPSPIIPSSPLVPSSPLVPSSPVSSHLVGSPAVPLNQIVLTPLAARPPLPPRPNESPREVKSLSGSERDSVDSDSYARGTSPRRRVLRPPPGDYIKPDLFQKNFQKISDLVRPGDIDTLSVNLEEPGASEKETRPRSPMIPQKNKISINLMESIESETSIDSPDREFANLDLNDLDDSNEREKNSNEKEIEKDGPKSEESSDKKSISSDKIRSNENIQIPQIKVPILDFSKVASDSDDSKKTSGRDDESKSKSHEVSIKSPQIKVSPTPSLGSEMRSPRLDYAKPWSPLSTFKPNKSVMGPIKTSDSASSLGKGLTSPRLDGVILSQGKSSSDNVVVVYQFETQEETFPKPIKSPLIPDMGTRDMIERNKADEKRRLELALQKELESIRVEWSVRERKLRAELLEELRETEEKFVAEKRMRLNEQAERHRREMEEALAQAEQTHRQTLEQATLELDERNQQDIELAERQHLDNMNKIHQQYRDKLIEQQRQLEIENERTLSELRDQLQANLAKERSRMIEENRATIESLREEHTTRVTDLRHDYRAEIERLRTQHACHLEEVRARLASSRAAGGRLSDERALQDKYKCLKEKYVRLKHDVKMSIERRNKRREMSMTTGSETEKSNSHKANQSLERCKELNETSVSAVVEPEPPRRMNNNPNLKYNDNETSYSETNTHKPDNNNDDWKIRRDNPVPSADTSQASAARPRPRRSAVAFREPPRRRHRDTGDHIM